From Microcystis aeruginosa NIES-2549, a single genomic window includes:
- a CDS encoding Gfo/Idh/MocA family protein yields the protein MSNQPANFPGNRNQLKPIKVGVIGVGNMGQHHSRILSLLKDVEFVGVADVNVEKGLETASKYRVRFFENYLDLLPRVDAVCLAVPTRLHHRVGMDCLQAGVHTLIEKPIAASISEAESLVNAAADHDCILQVGHIERFNPAFQELSKVLKTEEILAIESHRMSPYSQRANDVSVVLDLMIHDIDLILELVAAPVVKLTASGSRAATDSGYLDYVTATLGFSNGVVANLTASKVTHRKIRRLAAHCKNSLTEADFLNNEILIHRQTTANYSTDYGQVLYRQDGLIEKVYTSNIEPLHAELEHFVHCVRGGDQPSVGGEQALKALRLASLIEQIALDGRVWQQSDWNYQYLNSPVITAS from the coding sequence ATGTCCAATCAACCAGCAAACTTTCCGGGTAACAGAAATCAACTCAAACCGATTAAAGTCGGGGTTATCGGGGTCGGTAACATGGGACAACACCATAGTCGCATCCTGAGTTTATTAAAAGACGTGGAATTCGTCGGGGTGGCCGATGTCAACGTCGAAAAGGGTCTGGAAACTGCCAGTAAATACCGAGTCCGTTTTTTTGAAAATTATTTAGATCTCTTACCTAGGGTAGATGCGGTTTGTCTCGCTGTCCCCACGCGGTTACACCATCGAGTCGGGATGGACTGTCTGCAAGCGGGAGTACATACCTTGATCGAGAAACCGATCGCCGCTAGTATTAGTGAAGCGGAATCTTTAGTCAATGCGGCAGCCGATCACGATTGTATTCTGCAAGTGGGTCATATCGAGCGTTTTAATCCCGCTTTCCAAGAGTTATCGAAGGTCTTGAAAACCGAGGAGATTTTAGCGATTGAATCCCATCGCATGAGTCCCTATTCCCAGCGCGCTAATGATGTGTCGGTGGTGTTAGATTTAATGATCCACGATATAGATTTAATTTTAGAATTAGTCGCCGCTCCCGTGGTGAAATTAACCGCTAGTGGTAGTCGCGCTGCCACTGATTCCGGTTATCTCGATTATGTCACTGCAACCCTTGGTTTTAGTAATGGAGTGGTGGCTAATTTAACCGCTAGTAAGGTGACTCATCGCAAGATTCGCCGTTTAGCGGCCCACTGTAAAAATTCTCTCACGGAAGCGGATTTTCTCAATAATGAAATTCTCATTCACCGGCAAACCACCGCTAACTATAGCACCGATTACGGTCAAGTTCTCTACCGTCAAGATGGTTTAATTGAAAAGGTTTATACTAGCAATATTGAACCCCTACACGCGGAATTAGAACATTTTGTTCATTGTGTGCGCGGTGGGGACCAACCTTCTGTCGGTGGGGAACAAGCTTTAAAAGCTTTACGATTAGCTAGTTTAATCGAACAAATTGCCCTTGATGGTCGCGTTTGGCAACAATCGGACTGGAATTATCAATATCTTAATTCTCCCGTGATTACTGCTTCTTAA
- a CDS encoding PIN/TRAM domain-containing protein, with protein sequence MLDAVIILLFVFAIASIGYSGVDLLPVTVQSQISNIEALRWLSAGFASIIGLALGLVAQTTYRRLETQVRQTPIEVILTRSVGLVIGLLIANLILAPIFFLPIPREFSFVKPIIAILGSIMFSYLGVSLADTHGRTFLRLINPNSMESILVAEGTLQAAATKVVDTSCIIDGRIEQLLDTGFIEGQILIPQFILQELQQLADGSNDQKRVRGRRGLDILNRMQQEFPDRIIIHPADYEDISTVDAKLVHLAQEINATLLTNDYNLSKVANLQKVTILNVNDLAQAVRPIYLPGDTLDLKILKAGKEPTQGIGYLEDGTMVVVEEGKDYLGGELRVVVTSALQTSAGRMIFAKPQNSLIA encoded by the coding sequence ATGCTTGATGCTGTCATAATTTTACTATTCGTCTTCGCTATTGCCAGTATTGGTTATAGTGGTGTGGACTTGCTGCCGGTTACTGTCCAATCGCAAATCAGCAATATTGAAGCTTTACGCTGGTTATCGGCGGGTTTTGCCTCAATTATTGGTTTAGCTCTTGGTTTAGTTGCCCAAACTACCTATCGTCGTCTAGAAACCCAAGTAAGACAAACTCCGATCGAAGTTATTTTAACCCGTTCGGTCGGTCTAGTTATCGGTTTGTTAATTGCGAATCTGATCCTAGCTCCGATTTTCTTCCTACCGATTCCCAGAGAATTCTCGTTTGTTAAGCCGATAATCGCCATTTTAGGCAGTATTATGTTTTCCTATCTGGGGGTTAGTTTAGCTGATACCCACGGTCGCACTTTTCTGCGTCTGATTAACCCCAATAGTATGGAATCAATTTTAGTGGCAGAAGGAACCCTGCAAGCGGCCGCCACCAAAGTTGTGGACACCAGTTGTATTATCGATGGTCGTATCGAACAATTGTTAGACACGGGATTTATCGAGGGACAGATACTCATTCCCCAATTTATCCTTCAGGAATTGCAACAGTTAGCGGATGGCAGTAACGACCAAAAACGAGTCAGAGGAAGACGCGGATTAGACATCTTAAACCGGATGCAGCAAGAATTCCCCGATCGCATTATCATTCATCCCGCCGATTATGAAGATATTAGCACCGTAGATGCTAAATTAGTCCATCTTGCCCAAGAAATTAACGCCACCTTGCTCACGAACGATTATAATCTCAGTAAAGTGGCCAATCTGCAAAAAGTCACCATCTTGAATGTCAACGATCTCGCCCAAGCAGTACGCCCGATCTACTTACCCGGGGATACTTTGGATCTGAAAATTCTCAAAGCAGGAAAAGAACCCACCCAAGGCATCGGTTATCTAGAAGATGGCACGATGGTAGTGGTAGAAGAAGGAAAAGATTATCTAGGGGGAGAATTGCGGGTAGTGGTGACATCTGCACTGCAAACCTCGGCCGGCCGGATGATTTTTGCTAAACCCCAAAATTCCCTAATTGCCTAA
- the trmFO gene encoding FADH(2)-oxidizing methylenetetrahydrofolate--tRNA-(uracil(54)-C(5))-methyltransferase TrmFO, producing MIDRPIHVIGGGLAGTEAAWQIAQAGIPVILHEMRPIRSSPAHHSQFLAELVCSNSFGAMAVDRATGLLHEELRRLNSLVIAQADQHSVPAGGALAVDRGVFSRNLTEILANHPLVTLKRQEITEIPRDGIVVLTTGPLTSAALAADLQNFAGLDYLSFFDAASPIILGESIDRSIAFLASRYDKGEAAYLNCPMDREQYLHFWQELKQAEQAELKDFERENAKFFEACLPIEELASRGEDTMRFGPLKPVGLADPRCPDQRPYAVIQLRMEDKAGQLWNMVGFQTNLKWGEQTRVFRLIPGLEKAEFVRMGVMHKNTFINSPQLLSSSLQFKSRPTLLAAGQLIGTEGYTAAAAGGWLAGTNAARLALGLETVTLPTTTMMGSLFEFISSAEPKHFQPMPPNFGILPNFTRKIRNKRERYGQYAERSLQDLEAWLNQLKTPCLV from the coding sequence ATGATCGATCGCCCTATTCATGTAATTGGTGGAGGATTAGCGGGGACTGAGGCGGCGTGGCAGATAGCCCAAGCAGGTATTCCCGTGATCCTGCACGAAATGCGCCCAATTCGCTCTAGTCCCGCCCACCATAGCCAATTTTTAGCCGAATTAGTCTGTAGTAACTCCTTTGGTGCCATGGCAGTGGATCGCGCCACCGGGTTACTCCATGAAGAATTACGACGCTTAAATTCTCTAGTTATTGCTCAGGCCGATCAGCACAGTGTCCCCGCAGGAGGGGCTTTAGCGGTTGATCGGGGGGTCTTTAGTCGAAATTTGACGGAAATCTTGGCTAACCACCCTCTAGTCACCTTAAAACGTCAGGAGATCACGGAAATTCCCCGGGATGGTATCGTCGTTTTAACCACTGGACCCTTAACCAGTGCTGCCTTGGCCGCAGATCTGCAAAATTTTGCCGGTCTGGACTATCTGAGCTTTTTTGATGCCGCTAGTCCGATTATTCTAGGGGAATCTATTGATCGATCGATCGCTTTTCTGGCCTCCCGTTACGATAAAGGTGAGGCCGCCTATCTCAATTGTCCCATGGATCGGGAACAATACCTGCACTTCTGGCAAGAGTTAAAACAGGCAGAACAAGCAGAATTAAAGGATTTTGAGCGAGAAAATGCCAAATTTTTCGAGGCTTGTCTGCCAATCGAAGAATTAGCCAGTCGGGGAGAGGATACCATGCGTTTTGGTCCTCTGAAACCGGTGGGATTAGCGGATCCCAGATGTCCGGATCAACGTCCCTACGCAGTTATACAGTTGCGAATGGAAGATAAAGCGGGGCAATTGTGGAATATGGTGGGATTTCAAACTAATTTAAAATGGGGTGAACAAACACGGGTTTTCCGTCTGATTCCGGGGTTAGAAAAGGCCGAATTTGTCCGCATGGGGGTGATGCACAAAAACACCTTTATCAATTCTCCCCAGTTATTATCCTCCAGTCTCCAGTTTAAATCGCGACCGACGCTGTTAGCGGCAGGACAGTTAATCGGCACGGAAGGCTATACGGCTGCGGCTGCTGGGGGATGGTTAGCGGGAACTAATGCCGCTCGTTTAGCTTTAGGATTAGAAACGGTGACATTGCCAACCACAACGATGATGGGGTCATTATTTGAGTTTATCAGCAGTGCCGAACCGAAACATTTTCAACCGATGCCGCCAAATTTTGGCATTTTGCCGAATTTTACCAGAAAAATCCGCAATAAACGGGAACGTTACGGTCAATATGCCGAGCGCTCTTTGCAGGATTTAGAAGCATGGTTGAATCAGCTAAAAACTCCCTGTCTCGTCTAA
- a CDS encoding 2TM domain-containing protein, with amino-acid sequence MPNPDFFPPQSYSQEDVQEILYLAISRQGDKGEITRQQLLEIADDLAIEVKDLEAAEKDWQESKMLSYKRQEFDRFRREELKNKTVRYLIINSFFIIINLISAGTISWAIYIFLLMGLPLSLSAWKTFQNQGIAYEEAFKRWKIKEEMKESFTNLWTQVKKFLQF; translated from the coding sequence ATGCCAAACCCCGATTTTTTCCCTCCCCAATCCTACAGTCAAGAGGATGTGCAGGAAATTCTCTATTTGGCTATCTCCCGTCAAGGGGATAAGGGAGAAATTACCCGCCAACAGTTGTTAGAAATTGCTGACGATTTGGCTATTGAAGTTAAAGACTTAGAAGCGGCGGAAAAGGACTGGCAAGAGTCAAAAATGCTCAGTTATAAGCGGCAAGAATTCGATCGCTTTCGTCGCGAGGAGCTAAAAAATAAAACCGTTCGCTATCTGATTATCAATAGTTTTTTTATTATCATTAATTTAATTAGTGCTGGAACAATTTCTTGGGCAATTTATATCTTTTTGCTGATGGGTTTACCCCTTTCCCTTTCTGCTTGGAAAACTTTTCAAAATCAAGGAATTGCCTACGAAGAGGCATTTAAACGCTGGAAAATTAAGGAGGAAATGAAAGAGTCTTTTACCAATCTTTGGACACAAGTTAAAAAGTTTTTACAGTTTTAA
- a CDS encoding thylakoid-associated protein: protein MEYYILSRHGFCFREGGNTAPLSHHLLPDGLVSGLTSMNTNYLEEYQKYLAEWQKMLLSAWGNGLPTTTPVFEFPETLVKSLEYQQEWVKSYLTAQETATKVALDSQKQFWDGYFGFARQSMAVINKPA from the coding sequence ATGGAATATTATATTTTATCTCGTCACGGTTTTTGCTTTCGAGAAGGTGGCAACACCGCCCCACTTTCTCACCATCTCCTTCCAGATGGGCTAGTTAGCGGTTTGACTTCTATGAACACCAATTATCTTGAAGAATACCAAAAATACCTAGCCGAATGGCAGAAAATGCTTCTGTCCGCTTGGGGTAATGGTCTTCCCACGACTACACCAGTGTTTGAGTTTCCGGAAACTTTGGTTAAATCCCTTGAATATCAACAAGAATGGGTGAAATCCTACCTAACCGCCCAAGAAACCGCCACCAAAGTTGCCCTCGATAGTCAGAAACAATTCTGGGATGGTTATTTCGGTTTTGCTCGTCAGTCCATGGCTGTAATCAATAAACCGGCCTAA
- the mutS gene encoding DNA mismatch repair protein MutS → MTLPSDFPLEPLATNKAPHRDYRGLDRDKLTPMYQHYVEVKETYPNALLLYRVGDFFECFFQDAVIISRELELVLTSKEGGKGIGRVAMTGVPHHALERYSRLLVEKGYAVAICDQVEDSTEAAAEKRLVERAITKLLTPGTLTDEGMLNAKKNNFLAAVVITGENWGLAYSDISTGEFYTTQASDLTALSLELSRLQPSEILFPINAPDLNRILRPGEKSDHLPPCLPDSFCYSLRPQNIFTLTEAKNRLLITYKMRSLEGMGCEHLPLAIRAAGGLLEYIEDTQKANQVPLQPLKTYSISEFLILDGQTRRNLEITQTVRDGSFYGSLLWAIDRTCTAMGSRALRRWLLQPLLDSRGIRARQDTIQELKDNPALRQDIRQKLGEIYDIERLSGRVGAGTANARDLLSLAASLVKLADLAALVASGNSPYLKALQQIPADLEKLGQQVIAHLVESPPLHLKEGGVIREGIDAQLDALRRDYQEVIDWFKNLETTEKERTGISNLKVSYNKTFGYYISLPRSKADFAPKDYVRKQTLVNEERYITTELKEKENIILTAVDELNKLEYEIFSDLRRQVAEFSPEIREVATKVAALDVLAALAEIAVYQGYCRPEIADGRLIDIKDGRHPVVEQSLGAGFFVPNSINLGNQEGLEYPDLIILTGPNASGKSCYLRQVGLIQLLAQTGSFVPAKSAKISICDRIFTRVGAVDDLATGQSTFMVEMNETANILNHATDRSLVLLDEIGRGTATFDGLSIAWSVAEYLATVLQSRTIFATHYHELNELASILENVANYQVTVKELPHEIVFLHQVRPGGADKSYGIEAGRLAGLPASVIDRAMQVMGQIEKHSKIAIGLRQGIKKIKPVKSDNSPSLQQLDIFDDSK, encoded by the coding sequence ATGACTCTCCCCTCGGATTTTCCCCTAGAACCACTGGCTACCAATAAAGCTCCCCATCGTGATTATCGCGGACTTGATCGCGATAAACTCACCCCCATGTACCAGCATTATGTGGAGGTAAAAGAAACCTATCCCAATGCCCTTTTACTCTATCGTGTGGGCGATTTTTTCGAGTGTTTCTTTCAGGATGCGGTGATTATCTCCAGAGAATTGGAATTAGTTCTCACCAGCAAAGAGGGAGGTAAAGGGATTGGGAGAGTCGCCATGACCGGGGTTCCCCACCACGCCCTAGAGCGCTATAGTCGTTTATTGGTGGAAAAAGGCTATGCGGTGGCGATTTGTGACCAGGTAGAGGATTCAACGGAAGCAGCCGCCGAAAAACGGCTCGTAGAACGCGCTATCACCAAACTGCTCACCCCCGGAACCCTCACCGATGAGGGAATGTTAAACGCAAAAAAGAATAATTTTCTGGCCGCAGTGGTGATTACCGGAGAAAATTGGGGATTAGCATATTCAGATATCTCCACCGGAGAATTCTACACCACCCAAGCCAGTGATTTAACGGCTTTAAGCCTAGAATTAAGCCGTTTACAGCCCTCGGAAATCCTTTTTCCCATCAATGCCCCCGATTTAAACCGTATTTTGCGTCCTGGGGAAAAATCCGACCATCTCCCCCCCTGTTTACCCGATAGTTTTTGTTATTCTCTCCGTCCCCAAAATATCTTTACTCTCACAGAAGCGAAAAATCGTCTCCTAATCACCTATAAAATGCGTTCCCTAGAGGGGATGGGCTGCGAACATTTACCCCTCGCTATTCGCGCAGCCGGAGGCCTATTAGAATACATTGAAGATACCCAAAAAGCCAATCAAGTCCCCCTACAACCCTTAAAAACCTACTCTATCTCCGAATTTTTGATTTTAGATGGGCAAACCCGTCGTAACCTTGAAATTACCCAAACGGTGCGCGATGGTAGCTTCTATGGTTCTCTATTATGGGCGATTGATCGCACTTGTACAGCCATGGGTAGTCGCGCTTTACGTCGTTGGTTACTGCAACCTCTCTTAGATTCTCGCGGTATTCGCGCCCGTCAGGATACTATCCAAGAGTTAAAGGATAATCCCGCCCTGCGCCAAGATATTAGGCAAAAATTAGGGGAAATCTACGATATAGAACGTTTAAGCGGTCGTGTAGGTGCAGGAACCGCTAACGCCCGCGATTTACTTTCCCTAGCGGCATCTTTAGTCAAATTAGCCGATTTAGCGGCTTTGGTTGCTTCGGGAAATTCGCCCTATTTGAAAGCTTTACAGCAAATTCCCGCCGATTTGGAAAAATTAGGCCAGCAGGTGATAGCGCATCTGGTGGAATCTCCTCCGCTGCATCTGAAGGAAGGGGGGGTGATTCGTGAGGGAATTGATGCCCAATTGGATGCCCTGCGGCGCGACTATCAGGAAGTAATCGATTGGTTTAAGAATCTGGAGACGACAGAGAAAGAAAGAACGGGTATTAGTAATCTTAAGGTTAGTTATAACAAAACTTTCGGTTATTATATCAGTTTACCCCGCAGTAAAGCTGATTTCGCCCCAAAAGATTATGTGCGTAAGCAAACTTTAGTCAATGAGGAACGTTATATCACCACCGAGTTAAAGGAGAAAGAAAATATAATTCTGACGGCAGTAGATGAATTAAATAAGTTAGAATACGAGATTTTTAGCGATTTACGCCGTCAAGTGGCCGAATTTTCCCCAGAAATTCGGGAAGTGGCCACAAAAGTCGCCGCTTTGGATGTGTTGGCAGCATTGGCAGAAATTGCCGTTTATCAGGGATATTGTCGCCCAGAAATCGCCGATGGTCGTCTTATCGATATTAAAGATGGTCGTCATCCCGTGGTGGAACAATCCCTGGGGGCCGGCTTTTTTGTGCCGAATTCGATTAATTTGGGCAATCAGGAAGGTTTAGAATACCCCGACTTGATTATTCTCACCGGTCCCAATGCTAGTGGCAAAAGTTGTTATCTGCGACAGGTGGGATTAATTCAATTGTTGGCCCAAACCGGCAGTTTTGTCCCGGCAAAGTCGGCCAAAATCTCCATCTGCGATCGCATTTTCACCCGGGTGGGGGCTGTGGATGACCTCGCTACCGGCCAATCCACCTTTATGGTGGAAATGAACGAAACTGCCAATATTCTCAATCACGCCACGGACAGATCATTAGTATTACTAGACGAAATTGGCCGGGGGACAGCCACTTTTGACGGTTTATCCATAGCTTGGTCTGTAGCGGAGTATTTAGCCACGGTACTGCAATCGCGGACGATTTTCGCCACTCACTACCACGAACTGAATGAATTAGCCTCAATTTTAGAGAATGTGGCCAATTATCAGGTAACAGTCAAAGAATTACCCCATGAGATAGTATTTTTGCACCAGGTACGACCGGGAGGCGCGGATAAATCCTATGGTATCGAAGCGGGGAGATTAGCCGGTTTACCAGCTTCTGTGATCGATCGTGCCATGCAGGTGATGGGTCAAATCGAAAAACATAGTAAAATTGCGATCGGTTTGCGTCAAGGAATTAAGAAAATTAAACCAGTTAAGTCGGATAATTCCCCCTCTCTGCAGCAGTTAGATATTTTTGATGACAGTAAGTAA
- a CDS encoding shikimate kinase yields MDNSTDFNSLRGLSVFLLGMMGSGKSTLGELLSRRLQYRFFDTDILIERVAGKKIREIFADEGEATFRELETQVLVELSSLTKTVIATGGGMVLKPMNWSYLRHGLMIWLDVPLEVLVKRLKQDTSRPLLQSTDLESKLELLLEQRRGIYAEADLRIVVSDLDTPAHIVEKILTAIPTVIKDFHPERDNN; encoded by the coding sequence ATGGACAATTCAACGGATTTTAACTCCTTACGGGGATTAAGTGTTTTTTTGCTAGGAATGATGGGATCTGGCAAATCCACCCTGGGAGAGTTGCTTTCCCGACGGTTACAATATCGTTTTTTTGATACAGATATATTAATAGAAAGGGTCGCGGGAAAGAAAATCAGGGAAATTTTTGCCGACGAGGGAGAAGCGACTTTTCGGGAGTTGGAAACCCAAGTTTTGGTCGAATTATCCTCTCTGACTAAAACTGTGATTGCCACTGGGGGAGGGATGGTTTTAAAACCGATGAATTGGAGTTATCTTCGTCACGGTTTAATGATTTGGTTAGATGTTCCCCTAGAAGTCTTGGTTAAACGTTTAAAACAAGATACCTCTCGTCCCTTGCTTCAGTCCACTGATTTAGAAAGTAAACTGGAATTATTATTAGAACAAAGACGAGGAATTTATGCAGAAGCAGATCTTCGGATTGTTGTTTCTGACCTAGATACACCTGCTCATATCGTTGAGAAAATTTTAACAGCAATACCGACGGTGATTAAAGATTTTCATCCAGAAAGAGATAATAACTAA
- a CDS encoding metallophosphoesterase family protein, translated as MSSRRIIIGDVHGQYDALLQLMEAIAPQEKEPVYFLGDLIDRGPNSAQVVEFVRQHRYRCLLGNHEQMLLEVLGSQRMMGEMLPGWLYNGGNTTLFSYNHKIPQDHIDWLKTLPLYLDLGDIWLVHAGVHPHLPLEEQDAAHFCWIRDEFHSMPEPFFSDKLIITGHTITFTFPGVNPGQLVAGAGWLDIDTGAYHSHSNWLTGLDITNRLVYQVNTKDKTLRKFDLEDITTSINPAEVYTKRMQPAP; from the coding sequence ATGTCCTCCCGTCGAATCATCATCGGTGACGTTCACGGTCAATACGATGCTCTTTTGCAGCTAATGGAAGCAATCGCGCCTCAAGAAAAGGAACCAGTTTATTTCTTGGGCGATTTAATTGATCGTGGTCCCAATAGTGCCCAAGTGGTTGAATTTGTTCGTCAACACCGCTATCGTTGTCTATTAGGCAATCATGAACAGATGCTGCTAGAGGTGTTGGGCAGCCAAAGAATGATGGGGGAAATGTTGCCAGGTTGGCTTTATAATGGCGGTAATACTACTCTTTTTAGCTATAACCACAAAATACCGCAAGATCACATCGATTGGCTGAAAACCTTGCCTCTTTACCTCGATTTAGGCGATATTTGGCTGGTTCATGCCGGGGTTCATCCCCATTTACCCCTCGAAGAACAAGATGCTGCTCATTTTTGTTGGATCCGCGATGAATTCCACAGTATGCCGGAACCTTTTTTTAGTGATAAATTAATTATCACTGGCCACACGATTACTTTTACTTTTCCGGGGGTAAATCCGGGGCAATTAGTCGCCGGTGCCGGTTGGTTAGATATCGACACGGGAGCCTATCATTCCCACAGTAATTGGTTAACTGGATTAGATATCACTAATCGTTTGGTTTATCAGGTTAATACCAAAGATAAAACCCTGCGAAAATTTGATTTAGAAGATATAACCACCTCAATTAATCCTGCCGAAGTCTATACTAAAAGAATGCAGCCCGCCCCTTAA
- the hemW gene encoding radical SAM family heme chaperone HemW → MPYFHPITSVYIHIPFCRRRCFYCDFPIFVLGNRTNPATFPPVVEYVEILQEEISLSQGTGKPLETIFFGGGTPSLLPVELLGSILDTLAKKFDFAADIEISMEIDPATFSLEQLQGYLSAGVNRVSLGVQAFQEPLLQVSGRSHTVKDIYQAVELIQGLGIVNYSLDLISGLPQQTLTDWENSLEKAIELQPAHLSCYDLVLEAVTPFGKQYQPGKKPLPDDETTAKMYVLAGEKLALAGYQHYEISNYAKPGYQCRHNRVYWENRPYYGFGMGAASYLHQQRFTRPRKSRDYFAWVKEGCPIDVEKNSFIDDLLETLMLGLRLAEGVSLPAIEANFGSEIKKAILEVLEPHKQRNLVIIEGDTRVRLSDPEGFLFSNLVLTDLFDRWQ, encoded by the coding sequence ATGCCCTATTTTCACCCCATAACCTCGGTTTATATTCATATTCCCTTTTGTCGTCGGCGCTGTTTTTACTGTGATTTCCCGATTTTTGTCCTTGGTAATCGCACCAATCCGGCGACTTTTCCCCCTGTGGTGGAGTATGTGGAAATATTACAAGAAGAAATTAGTCTTAGTCAGGGGACGGGGAAACCCCTAGAAACAATTTTTTTTGGGGGGGGGACTCCTTCCCTGTTACCGGTGGAATTATTAGGATCAATTCTGGATACTTTAGCCAAAAAGTTTGATTTTGCGGCCGATATAGAGATTTCTATGGAGATCGATCCGGCTACCTTTAGTTTAGAACAATTACAGGGTTATCTTAGCGCGGGAGTCAATCGGGTTAGTTTAGGAGTACAGGCTTTTCAAGAACCATTATTACAGGTTTCTGGTCGATCGCATACTGTTAAGGATATCTATCAGGCAGTGGAATTAATTCAGGGTTTGGGAATAGTTAACTATAGTTTGGATTTGATTTCAGGATTGCCACAACAAACCCTGACAGATTGGGAAAATTCCCTAGAAAAAGCGATCGAACTGCAACCGGCCCATCTTTCCTGTTACGATTTGGTCTTAGAAGCGGTTACTCCTTTCGGCAAACAGTATCAACCGGGAAAAAAACCCTTACCCGATGATGAAACTACGGCGAAAATGTATGTTTTAGCCGGTGAAAAACTAGCTTTAGCCGGTTATCAACATTACGAGATTTCTAACTATGCCAAACCGGGTTATCAATGCCGACATAATCGAGTTTACTGGGAAAATCGTCCCTATTACGGTTTTGGTATGGGGGCTGCTAGTTATCTTCATCAACAACGTTTTACCCGTCCGCGCAAAAGTCGTGACTATTTCGCTTGGGTAAAAGAAGGCTGCCCAATTGACGTGGAGAAAAATAGTTTTATCGATGATCTTCTCGAAACCTTAATGCTAGGGTTAAGGTTAGCAGAAGGTGTGAGTTTACCTGCGATTGAAGCTAATTTTGGTTCGGAAATCAAAAAAGCAATTTTAGAGGTCTTAGAGCCGCATAAACAGCGTAATCTAGTAATAATTGAGGGGGATACCAGGGTAAGATTAAGTGACCCCGAAGGTTTTTTGTTTTCTAATCTAGTTTTAACCGATTTATTCGATCGCTGGCAATAG
- a CDS encoding cupin domain-containing protein — protein sequence MTAASIFDLPELIPDREILEILAQSQAIRLERIISTGQTTPQGQWYDQSEFEWVILLQGFAEISYEDGSQVNLQAGDYLLIPPHQKHRVEFTSNNPPCIWLAIHYR from the coding sequence ATGACAGCAGCTTCAATTTTTGATTTACCTGAACTAATTCCCGACCGAGAAATTCTGGAAATTTTAGCTCAAAGTCAAGCTATTCGTCTAGAAAGAATTATTTCCACCGGTCAAACCACTCCCCAGGGTCAATGGTACGATCAATCTGAGTTTGAATGGGTGATTTTATTACAGGGATTCGCTGAGATTAGTTATGAAGATGGCAGCCAAGTTAATCTGCAAGCGGGGGATTATCTCCTAATTCCTCCTCACCAAAAACATCGCGTCGAATTTACTAGCAATAATCCCCCCTGTATTTGGTTAGCTATCCATTATCGCTAG